A segment of the Pseudomonas serboccidentalis genome:
GTTGCCAGATGAACGAGTACGACAGCTCGCGCATGGTCGATCTGCTGGGCGAACATCAGGCCCTGGAAGTCACGGCTCGCGCGGAAGACGCCGACGTGATTCTGCTCAACACCTGCTCGATCCGCGAACGCGCCCAGGACCGGGTGTACTCGCAGCTCGGCCGCTGGCGCGAACTGAAGCTGGCCAACCCGGACATGGTCATCGCCGTCGGCGGTTGCGTGGCCAGCCAGGAAGGTGCGGCGATCCGTGATCGCGCGCCGTACGTCGACGTGGTCTTCGGCCCGCAGACCCTGCACCGCCTGCCGGAAATGATCGACGCCGCGCGCAGCAGCAAGCTGCCGCAAGTTGACGTCTCGTTCCCGGAAATCGAAAAGTTCGACCACTTGCCCGAACCGCGCATCGATGGCCCGAGCGCCTACGTGTCGGTGATGGAAGGCTGCAGCAAGTACTGCACGTTCTGCGTGGTGCCTTACACCCGTGGCGAGGAAGTCAGCCGGCCGTTCGACGACGTGATCGCCGAGATCATCCACCTCGCCGAAAACGGCGTGCGTGAAGTGACCCTGCTGGGGCAGAACGTCAACGGCTATCGCGGCTTGACCCATGACGGTCGTCTGGCCGACCTGGCCGAATTGATCCGTGTGGTGGCCGCCGTTGATGGCATCGACCGCATCCGCTACACCACCTCGCACCCGCTGGAGTTCTCCGACAGCCTGATCCAGGCC
Coding sequences within it:
- the miaB gene encoding tRNA (N6-isopentenyl adenosine(37)-C2)-methylthiotransferase MiaB, translated to MAKKLYIETHGCQMNEYDSSRMVDLLGEHQALEVTARAEDADVILLNTCSIRERAQDRVYSQLGRWRELKLANPDMVIAVGGCVASQEGAAIRDRAPYVDVVFGPQTLHRLPEMIDAARSSKLPQVDVSFPEIEKFDHLPEPRIDGPSAYVSVMEGCSKYCTFCVVPYTRGEEVSRPFDDVIAEIIHLAENGVREVTLLGQNVNGYRGLTHDGRLADLAELIRVVAAVDGIDRIRYTTSHPLEFSDSLIQAHAEVPELVKHLHLPVQSGSDRILAAMKRNHTALEYKSKLRKLRAAVPGICISSDFIVGFPGETEKDFEQTMKLIADVGFDFSYSFVYSQRPGTPAADLADDTPEELKKERLNALQHRLNQQGFEISRQMVGSIQRILVTDYSKKDPGELQGRTENNRIVNFRCDNPTLIGQFADVHIDAAQPHSLRGSLVQ